Within the Oculatellaceae cyanobacterium genome, the region GCAGAAGAAGTAGCTAAACAGTATACCCCAATCAAAACTCTCTTTACTGCCCAAGATTTAGGGGGTTGGGACGAAATACAGCAGAAATTCTTCGATGACGGGGCAATTTTTGACAAAATTCAGGCGGCTGGCTAATCAGGGACGAGGGAGGAGAGAGGAGTAATTTATTACTATTTCCGATTCCCTATTCCCTTTTTTTGAAGTCTACCGATATTTAGAAATTTATCTTTCATAGTTTCCTATGGCTGTATCTGCTCCTCACAAACCTACTCCTATTTGGCAAAGCCCATTTCGCCAACTCAGTAAGCTTTCTTGGCCTTGGCGGATTACCTTGGGGTATCTCACGCTGATGCTATTTCTACCTGTATCAGCACTGCTATTGAAAGCTAGTACTGAGAATCCAGTTAACTTCTGGAGAATTGCTACTACTCCTGTAGCTCTTGCCACATACGATGTCACCTTTGTGACAGCATTCATTGCTGCTTTAATCAACGGAGTCTTCGGGTTTTTAATTGCTTGGGTTTTAGTTCGCTACGATTTCCCTCTAAAGCGATTTATTGATGCAGCAATTGATTTACCCTTTGCTTTACCCACCTCTGTTGCTGGTTTGACTTTGGCAACAGTCTATAGCGATAACGGCTGGATCGGCTCATTGTTAGCTCCTTTGGGAATTAAAGTAGC harbors:
- the cysT gene encoding sulfate ABC transporter permease subunit CysT produces the protein MAVSAPHKPTPIWQSPFRQLSKLSWPWRITLGYLTLMLFLPVSALLLKASTENPVNFWRIATTPVALATYDVTFVTAFIAALINGVFGFLIAWVLVRYDFPLKRFIDAAIDLPFALPTSVAGLTLATVYSDNGWIGSLLAPLGIKVAFTRLGVAVAMLFISLPFVVRTLQPVLQQLEKEIEEAAWSLGASQWQTFWRVVLPPLMPAFLTGIALGFSRAVGEYGSIVIVAANVPFKDLISSVLIIQRLEQYDYSGATVIGTVLLGISLLILLVINLLQSWGRRYEL